The following are encoded together in the Thalassomonas haliotis genome:
- the gltS gene encoding sodium/glutamate symporter produces MTIDIATTETLLISLLILFAGYGLNSKIPFLKNNNIPEPVVGGILFSLLLAVGHSGFNLNIQFDMALKTPLMTLFFTTVGLGASYSLLLKGGPKVALFLGVATVYLLLQNALGISIAAAAGLEPLMGLLGGSVTLSGGHGNGATYAELFISEYKMPGNIFELAMAAATFGLILGGLAGGPVSKRLIEKHQLKAPDYREALDDTVTFDPEDHDHVTPKKMMETLFIILLCMAIGQVAYLELKSMAIVLPAFLVPLLFGVLATNIAEATKFYKISRACIDLWGTMALSIFLAMALMSLKVWELASLAGPMMLMILAQTAMLMLFAYFITFRIMGKNYDAAIMAGGHCGFGLGATPTAVANMEALVSRHGPSPQAFLVVPMVGAFFIDITNALIIQLYLSLPFIGN; encoded by the coding sequence ATGACGATAGACATTGCGACGACCGAAACCTTATTGATTTCACTGCTCATTCTTTTTGCCGGTTATGGCTTGAACAGTAAAATCCCCTTTTTGAAAAACAATAACATTCCAGAGCCTGTGGTCGGCGGTATCTTATTTTCCCTGTTGCTAGCGGTAGGCCACAGCGGTTTTAACCTCAATATTCAATTCGATATGGCGTTAAAAACCCCGCTGATGACACTGTTTTTCACCACAGTCGGCCTGGGTGCCAGTTATAGCCTGCTGCTTAAAGGCGGCCCTAAAGTCGCCCTTTTCCTGGGTGTCGCCACGGTATATTTACTACTGCAAAATGCCCTCGGCATCTCAATAGCCGCCGCAGCCGGATTAGAACCTTTAATGGGACTGCTTGGCGGCTCGGTCACCCTTTCCGGCGGCCATGGCAACGGCGCTACCTATGCCGAATTGTTTATCAGCGAATACAAGATGCCCGGCAATATTTTCGAACTGGCGATGGCGGCCGCAACCTTTGGCCTGATCCTGGGCGGACTGGCAGGCGGCCCGGTCAGCAAAAGGCTGATTGAAAAACATCAACTTAAAGCCCCGGATTACCGCGAAGCTCTTGACGATACCGTCACCTTTGATCCTGAAGATCATGATCACGTTACCCCGAAAAAAATGATGGAAACCCTGTTTATCATCCTGCTGTGTATGGCGATAGGCCAGGTGGCCTACCTGGAACTGAAATCTATGGCTATCGTATTACCGGCCTTTTTAGTGCCGTTGCTTTTTGGCGTACTGGCAACTAACATCGCCGAAGCCACTAAGTTTTATAAGATCAGCCGTGCCTGTATCGATCTCTGGGGCACCATGGCCTTGTCTATCTTTTTAGCTATGGCATTAATGTCGTTAAAAGTCTGGGAGTTAGCCAGCTTAGCCGGCCCTATGATGTTGATGATCTTAGCGCAAACCGCTATGTTGATGTTATTTGCCTATTTCATTACGTTTAGAATCATGGGGAAAAATTACGATGCCGCGATTATGGCGGGCGGCCATTGCGGTTTTGGCTTGGGGGCCACACCGACGGCGGTGGCCAATATGGAAGCCCTGGTGAGCCGACACGGCCCTTCGCCGCAGGCTTTTCTTGTGGTGCCTATGGTGGGTGCCTTTTTTATTGATATCACCAATGCCTTGATTATTCAGCTATATTTGAGTTTACCCTTTATTGGCAACTAG
- a CDS encoding LysR family transcriptional regulator has product MRLRHIEIFHAIYTTGSITNAAKMLHVSQPSVSKVLSHAELQLGFNLFERVKGRLIPTDEAEMLFDEVDKIYQQMRAIKNTAENIKKSEFGAISLGVTPALGFDAIPNVIADYHKSYPNVTFDIQTLHNEAVLQALLEHKCDLAVLFSPNSMPGVSTKTLSQSELVMVYPKEKFPECPDKLTLNQVCEDEFIDISDSGPLGDMLWARIMEENISFNSSIKVQTYFIAARLVARGLGICVVDRFTAQGNLADNVAIASFDPPLTFTVSAVHLENRSLSKVTEEFLPYLSKGISIT; this is encoded by the coding sequence ATGCGCTTAAGACATATAGAAATTTTCCATGCCATTTATACCACCGGCTCCATCACCAATGCTGCCAAGATGCTGCATGTTTCCCAGCCTTCGGTCAGTAAAGTCTTGTCCCATGCCGAATTGCAGCTGGGCTTTAATTTGTTTGAGCGGGTCAAGGGCCGGTTGATCCCCACCGACGAGGCGGAAATGCTGTTCGATGAAGTCGATAAAATCTACCAGCAGATGCGGGCAATAAAAAACACCGCCGAAAACATCAAAAAATCCGAGTTCGGCGCCATCAGCCTGGGCGTTACCCCGGCGCTTGGCTTTGATGCCATCCCCAATGTCATTGCCGATTACCACAAGAGCTACCCCAATGTGACGTTTGATATCCAGACCCTGCACAACGAGGCCGTACTCCAGGCCCTGCTTGAGCATAAATGCGATCTCGCGGTGCTGTTCTCCCCCAACAGCATGCCGGGGGTCAGCACAAAAACCTTGTCCCAATCTGAGCTGGTCATGGTTTATCCCAAGGAAAAATTTCCCGAGTGCCCGGACAAGCTGACCTTAAACCAGGTATGCGAGGATGAGTTTATCGATATCAGCGACAGCGGCCCGCTGGGAGATATGCTGTGGGCGCGTATCATGGAAGAAAATATCAGCTTTAACTCATCCATTAAAGTGCAAACCTACTTTATCGCCGCACGCCTGGTCGCCCGCGGATTGGGCATTTGCGTGGTGGATCGTTTCACCGCTCAGGGCAACCTGGCAGACAATGTCGCCATTGCTTCCTTTGATCCGCCACTGACCTTTACCGTCAGCGCCGTGCATCTTGAAAACCGCAGTTTATCGAAAGTCACCGAGGAGTTCCTGCCATACTTAAGTAAAGGAATTTCAATAACTTAA
- the dgcA gene encoding N-acetyl-D-Glu racemase DgcA: MKVTIKDNQAGTGLSIQVFNEQLPLKSVFRIARGAKTRAEVVLVAISDGQYTGWGEAVPYGRYHESVAGVSQQIKTLPLDGFNRENPADADAADKNLAELIATLPAGAARNALDCAWWDLKAKRRQNTVAALLSLPPATPCISAQTLSIDTPQAMASAVAKLDNPPLVKVKLDNDNIIGKMTAIKQAAPDSQFIVDANEGWSLEDLQNCCGALKALDVVLIEQPLPAGNDQALIDFNCPIPLCADESCHTRAELEYLKNRYQAVNIKLDKTGGLSEAVLLAQEARAMGFDIMLGCMVASSLAMAPLSLLSPYAQYVDLDGPLLISSDRHYGFKFNQGLMQPLNTRLWGGPDVNDELLNLLQQ, encoded by the coding sequence ATGAAGGTGACGATAAAAGATAACCAAGCCGGCACGGGATTAAGTATTCAGGTCTTTAATGAGCAATTGCCGTTAAAGTCGGTTTTTCGCATCGCCCGCGGCGCTAAAACCCGGGCCGAAGTCGTCCTGGTGGCGATATCCGACGGCCAGTATACCGGCTGGGGGGAAGCCGTGCCCTATGGCCGCTACCACGAATCGGTGGCCGGGGTAAGCCAACAAATAAAGACCCTGCCCCTTGACGGTTTTAACCGTGAAAACCCGGCAGATGCGGACGCTGCCGATAAAAACCTTGCAGAGCTGATTGCCACCCTGCCTGCTGGTGCGGCGCGTAATGCCCTGGATTGTGCCTGGTGGGATCTTAAAGCCAAACGCCGGCAAAACACGGTGGCAGCACTGTTATCCCTGCCCCCGGCAACTCCCTGCATCAGCGCACAAACCTTAAGTATCGACACGCCTCAGGCGATGGCATCAGCCGTGGCCAAGCTGGATAATCCGCCGCTGGTCAAGGTAAAACTCGATAACGACAATATTATCGGTAAGATGACCGCCATCAAGCAGGCGGCGCCAGACAGTCAGTTTATTGTTGATGCCAATGAAGGCTGGTCGCTTGAGGATTTACAAAACTGCTGCGGGGCGTTAAAGGCCTTAGATGTTGTGTTAATCGAACAGCCTTTGCCTGCCGGAAACGATCAGGCCTTGATTGATTTTAACTGCCCCATTCCTTTGTGTGCAGATGAGTCCTGCCATACCCGGGCAGAGCTGGAATACCTTAAGAACCGCTACCAGGCGGTCAATATCAAACTGGATAAAACCGGCGGCCTGAGCGAAGCGGTATTATTGGCCCAAGAGGCCAGAGCCATGGGCTTTGACATTATGCTCGGCTGCATGGTGGCAAGCTCCCTGGCGATGGCACCACTGTCCTTATTATCCCCCTATGCGCAATATGTCGACCTGGACGGACCTTTATTGATAAGCAGTGACCGTCACTACGGCTTTAAATTTAACCAGGGCTTG
- the dgcN gene encoding N-acetyltransferase DgcN, which translates to MHIASPYLLFIGDATDQLSIKMARGVAHWRPELCIAEYSVDGCTVTTGLEKLDIKQAAARGAKSFVLGFANSGGVLDKKWLPFILEALENGMDIVSGLHDKLSDFPEVAEKAKACKRQLLDIRHPKAEFITGTGVKRPGKRLLTVGTDCSVGKMYTSLSLEKSMKKAGINVDFRATGQCGILIAGTGVAIDCVISDFLSGASESLSPPADEEHWDIIEGQGSLSHPAFAGVSLGLLHGSQPDALVICHDLNRDHMRGLPGSQLPSIAKTIQLNLEAAKLTNPDVKVIGITVNTSSVSSDEGKTICARLSEQFSLPCVDPVRDSADSIVAALTADKNTIPSAATEAIKA; encoded by the coding sequence ATGCACATAGCTTCTCCTTACCTGTTGTTTATCGGTGACGCCACAGATCAACTTTCCATCAAGATGGCACGCGGCGTAGCTCACTGGCGCCCCGAATTGTGTATAGCTGAATACAGTGTCGACGGCTGCACCGTCACCACAGGCCTGGAAAAGCTCGATATCAAGCAGGCAGCGGCCCGGGGCGCTAAATCTTTTGTCTTGGGATTTGCCAACAGCGGCGGCGTACTGGATAAAAAATGGCTGCCCTTTATCTTAGAGGCCCTGGAAAATGGCATGGATATCGTCAGCGGCTTGCACGATAAACTTAGCGATTTCCCCGAAGTTGCCGAAAAAGCGAAAGCATGCAAGCGACAATTATTGGATATCCGCCATCCCAAAGCAGAATTTATTACCGGCACCGGGGTTAAACGCCCGGGAAAACGTTTACTGACAGTCGGCACGGACTGCTCGGTGGGCAAAATGTACACTTCATTAAGCCTGGAAAAATCCATGAAAAAAGCCGGTATTAACGTAGATTTTCGCGCTACCGGGCAATGCGGCATCTTGATCGCCGGTACAGGTGTTGCTATAGATTGTGTGATATCCGATTTTTTATCCGGCGCCAGCGAGTCCCTTTCCCCACCTGCAGATGAAGAGCACTGGGATATAATCGAAGGCCAGGGCTCCTTATCCCATCCGGCTTTTGCCGGTGTCAGCCTGGGATTATTACACGGCTCCCAGCCCGATGCCCTGGTGATTTGCCATGATCTCAACCGCGATCATATGCGCGGCCTGCCGGGCAGCCAGCTGCCGAGCATAGCAAAAACCATTCAGCTCAACCTGGAAGCGGCAAAGCTTACCAACCCGGATGTTAAGGTGATCGGCATCACAGTCAATACTTCCAGTGTCAGCAGTGATGAAGGCAAAACCATCTGTGCGCGGCTGAGCGAGCAGTTTTCCCTGCCTTGCGTTGATCCGGTGCGTGACAGCGCAGACAGCATAGTCGCCGCCCTGACTGCGGATAAAAACACGATCCCAAGTGCGGCAACAGAGGCGATAAAAGCATGA